The following proteins come from a genomic window of Streptomyces sp. NBC_01716:
- a CDS encoding FecCD family ABC transporter permease: MTATPTVTAGPPDTAPSGATSKERPGRRGRTWLLTAGLLGVLLVLCLLSAGLGAYDIPLGDVLSSVLHRTGLGGTALERVPESVLWNVRLPRVVLALLVGASLGCAGALMQGVFGNPLAEPGVIGISAGAAVGAVASIALGLSFFGNWTVTVCAFVSGLVTVLLVYAMSRSGGRTEVVTLILTGIAVNAFSGALIGLSIFFADNAQISQITFWQLGSLAQATWPKVLAVLPCALLGLAVAPFYARKLDLLALGERPARHLGVDVERLRIVLVLVVALLTAAAVAVAGIITFVGLLVPHLLRMVNGPGHRFLVPGSALGGALVLVAGDLAARTVAAPAELPLGVLTALFGSPFFFLLLRRTRRRQGGWA, translated from the coding sequence ATGACGGCCACGCCCACGGTGACCGCCGGGCCGCCGGACACCGCCCCGTCCGGGGCCACTTCGAAGGAGCGGCCCGGGCGGCGCGGGAGAACCTGGCTGTTGACGGCCGGGCTGCTCGGTGTGCTGCTCGTGCTCTGTCTGCTCTCCGCCGGGCTCGGCGCGTACGACATCCCCCTCGGCGACGTCCTCTCCTCCGTCCTGCACCGGACCGGTCTCGGTGGCACCGCGCTCGAACGGGTCCCCGAGAGCGTCCTGTGGAACGTCCGGCTGCCGCGCGTCGTCCTCGCGCTGCTCGTCGGCGCCTCGCTGGGCTGTGCGGGCGCCCTGATGCAGGGCGTGTTCGGCAATCCGCTCGCCGAGCCCGGGGTCATCGGCATCTCCGCCGGCGCGGCGGTCGGCGCCGTCGCGTCGATCGCGCTCGGCCTGAGCTTCTTCGGCAACTGGACGGTCACCGTCTGCGCGTTCGTCTCCGGGCTGGTGACGGTGCTCCTCGTGTACGCGATGTCCCGCTCCGGCGGCCGTACGGAGGTGGTCACGCTCATCCTCACCGGCATCGCGGTGAACGCCTTCTCGGGCGCGCTCATCGGACTGTCCATCTTCTTCGCCGACAACGCGCAGATCAGCCAGATCACCTTCTGGCAGCTCGGCTCGCTGGCCCAGGCGACCTGGCCCAAGGTGCTCGCCGTACTGCCGTGCGCGCTCCTCGGTCTGGCCGTCGCGCCTTTCTACGCACGGAAGTTGGACCTCCTCGCGCTGGGCGAACGGCCGGCCAGGCATCTGGGCGTGGATGTCGAACGGCTGCGGATCGTCCTGGTCCTGGTCGTGGCACTCCTGACGGCCGCCGCCGTGGCGGTCGCGGGGATCATCACCTTCGTCGGCCTGCTGGTCCCGCATCTCCTGCGGATGGTGAACGGCCCCGGCCACCGCTTCCTGGTGCCGGGCAGCGCGCTCGGAGGCGCGCTGGTCCTGGTGGCGGGCGACCTGGCGGCCCGCACGGTGGCGGCCCCGGCCGAACTGCCCCTGGGTGTCCTGACAGCTCTCTTCGGCAGTCCGTTCTTCTTCCTGCTGCTGCGCAGGACCCGCCGCAGGCAAGGGGGTTGGGCATGA